In the Mastomys coucha isolate ucsf_1 unplaced genomic scaffold, UCSF_Mcou_1 pScaffold18, whole genome shotgun sequence genome, one interval contains:
- the Tekt2 gene encoding tektin-2 — translation MATLSAKPSERYQLSDWRTNSYLLSTNAERQRDASHQIRQEARILRNETNNQTVWDEHDNRTRLAERITTVNRWKEMLDKCLTDLDAEIDSLTQAKESAEQNLQAKNLPLDVAIECLTLRESRRDIDVVRDPVEEELLKEVEVIEATKKVLQEKISQAFQHLCLLQEIRQQLNSDHRDKMETLEIDRGCLSLNLTSPNISLKVNPTRIPKDSTTLQQWDDFTRFNKNRADEEMKGAIELREAIALAIAQTNNELEAQRVATEFAFRKRLREMESFYSELKWQEKNTLEEIDELQRDIRRLEEDLRRKMMNLKLAHTRLESRTYRPNVELCRDQTQYGLIDEVHQLEATINTMKQKLAQTQDALNALFKHLARIQADIACKANTMLLDTKCMDTRRKLTVPAEKFVPQVDTFTRTTNRTLSPLKVCHLELA, via the exons ATGGCTACACTAAGTGCCAAGCCTAGCGAACGCTACCAGCTCTCCGACTGGCGCACCAACAGCTACCTGCTATCCACCAATGCAGAGCGGCAGCGAGATGCATCCCACCAGATCCGCCAAGAGGCCCGGATCCTTCGCAATGAGACCAACAACCAG ACTGTATGGGATGAACATGACAATAGGACCCGCCTGGCAGAGAGGATCACTACGGTCAACCGGTGGAAGGAAATGCTGGACAAGTGTCTGACAGATTTAGATGCTGAAATCGACAGCTTGACACAG GCCAAAGAGTCAGCGGAGCAAAACCTGCAGGCCAAGAACCTGCCTCTGGATGTGGCCATCGAGTGCCTGACTCTGCGAGAGAGCCGGCGAGACATTGATGTGGTGAGGGACCCGGTAGAGGAAGAGCTGCTGAAAGAGGTGGAAGTCATTGAAGCCACCAAGAAGGTCCTCCAGGAGAAGATCAGCCAGGCCTTCCAGCACCTCTG cctcctgcagGAAATCCGGCAGCAGCTCAACTCTGACCACCGGGACAAAATGGAGACACTGGAAATCGACAGGGGCTGCCTCTCTCTCAACCTCACTTCCCCAAACATCTCTCTAAAAGTCAACCCCACACGCATCCCCAAAGA CTCCACCACACTGCAGCAGTGGGATGACTTCACTCGATTCAACAAGAACAGGGCAGACGAAGAAATGAAAGGGGCCATAGAGTTGAGGGAAGCCATTGCCCTAGCTATTGCTCAG ACCAACaatgaactggaagctcagagggTTGCAACAGAATTTGCCTTCAGGAAGCGGCTTCGGGAAATGGAGAGTTTTTACAGTGAGCTCAAGTGGCAAGAGAAAAAT ACCTTAGAAGAGATAGACGAGCTGCAGAGAGACATTCGGCGACTGGAGGAGGACCTGCGTAGAAAGATGATGAACTTGAAGCTTGCACATACCCGGCTGGAGTCCAGAACCTACCGGCCCAATGTGGAACTCTGCAGGGACCAG ACACAGTATGGCCTCATTGATGAAGTCCACCAGTTGGAGGCAACCATCAATACCATGAAGCAGAAGCTGGCTCAAACACA GGATGCTCTGAATGCCCTGTTCAAGCACCTGGCCCGGATACAGGCTGATATTGCCTGCAAGGCCAACACCATGCTCTTGGACACCAAGTGTATGGACACCCGGCGCAAGCTGACGGTGCCGGCTGAGAAATTTGTGCCCCAGGTGGATACCTTCACGCGCACGACAAACCGCACACTGAGTCCACTCAAAGTCTGCCATTTGGAGCTAGCCTAG
- the Adprhl2 gene encoding ADP-ribose glycohydrolase ARH3, with amino-acid sequence MAAAAAAAAAMTAAGGGGAGAARSLSRFRGCLAGALLGDCVGAVYEAHDTVSLTSVLSHVESLEPDPGTPGSARTETLYYTDDTAMTRALVQSLLAKKAFDEVDMAHRFAQEYKKDPDRGYGAGVITVFKKLLNPKCRDVYEPARAQFNGKGSYGNGGAMRVAGISLAYGSVQDVQKFARLSAQLTHASSLGYNGAILQALAVHLALQGVSSSEHFLQQLLGHMEELEGDAQSVLDAKE; translated from the exons atggcggcggcggcggcggcggcagcagcgatGACGGCGGCGGGCGGCGGAGGAGCTGGTGCGGCCCGCTCCCTCTCGCGCTTCCGAGGCTGCCTGGCGGGCGCGCTGCTGGGAGACTGCGTGGGCGCTGTCTACGAGGCACACGATACGGTCAGCCTGACATCAGTCCTGAGTCACGTCGAGAGCCTGGAACCGGACCCGGGCACGCCGGGCAGCGCGCGGACAG AGACATTGTACTACACAGATGACACCGCCATGACCAGGGCTCTGGTGCAGTCCCTGCTGGCCAAGAAGGCCTTCGATGAGGTGGACATGGCTCACAG GTTTGCCCAAGAATACAAGAAAGACCCTGACAGAGGGTACGGGGCCGGAGTCATCACTGTCTTCAAGAAACTCCTGAATCCCAAGTGCCGTGATGTCTATGAGCCTGCCCGGGCCCAGTTCAATGGAAAGGGTTCCTACGGCAATGGGGGTGCCATGCGGGTAGCAGGCATCTCGCTGGCCTATGGCAGTGTCCAAGATGTACAGAAG TTTGCCCGGCTCTCAGCCCAGCTGACCCATGCTTCTTCCCTGGGTTACAACGGTGCCATCTTGCAGGCCCTGGCTGTGCACCTAGCTCTGCAGGGTGTATCATCCAGTGAGCACTTCCTGCAGCAGCTTCTGGGCCACATGGAGGAGCTGGAAGGTGATGCCCAGTCAGTCTTGGATGCCAAGGAGTGA